Sequence from the Catenulispora sp. EB89 genome:
GGGCCGAGCAGGCCGCCGAGGCAGGGGCCGGCGCGGTAATGCTGCTGCCGCCCAACGCCTACCGCGCCGACGAGCGCTCGGTCATCGCGCACTACAAGGCCGTCGCCGAGGTCGGCATCCCGATCGTGGCCTACAACAACCCCTTCGACACCAAGGTCGACCTCGTCCCCGAACTCCTCCAGCAGCTCTACGAGTCCGGCTACATCCGCGCCATCAAGGAGTTCTCCGGCGACACCCGCCGCGCCTACCGCATCAAGGAGCTGGCACCGGACCTCGACCTGCTCATCGGCGCCGACGACGTCCTGCTCGAGCTCGCCCTGGCCGGCGCCGCCGGCTGGGTGTCGGGCTACCCGAACGCGATCCCGCACGCCTGCGTCGACCTCTACCGCGCCGCGATCACCGGCGACCTGCAGACGGCCCTGCCCCTCTACCGCGAACTCCACCCGCTCCTGCGCTGGGACTCGCGCACCGAGTTCGTCCAGGCGATCAAGCTCTCGATGGACCTGGCCGGCCGGCACGGCGGCAGCTGCCGCCCGCCCCGCGTCCCGCTGCTGCCGGAGCAGTTCGACACCATCAAGGCCGACACCCTCCGGGCCCTGCCGCTGGAGGACCAGGCCCGCGAGCGGAAGCAGGCCTGATGCGCACCAAGCACGTCTACCACGCGGTCGACTCCCACACCGAGGGCATGCCGACCCGCGTCATCACCGGCGGCGTCGGCGTCGTACCCGGCGAGACCATGATGGCCAAGCGCCTGTACTTCATGGAGCACCTGGACCACCTCCGCACGCTCCTGATGTACGAGCCCCGGGGCCACGCCGCCATGTCCGGCGCGATCCTGCAGCCCCCGACACGCCCGGACGCCGACTACGGCGTGCTCTACATCGAGGTCTCCGGCCTGCTCCCGATGTGCGGCCACGGCACCATCGGCGTGGCCACCGTCCTGGTCGAGACCGGCATGGTGCCGGTGGTCGAGCCGGTGACCACGGTCCGCCTGGACACCCCGGCCGGCCTGATCCTCGCCGACGTGCACGTCGAGGACGGCGCCGCCAAGTCCGTCACCATCCGCAACGTCCCCAGCTTCGCCGAACGCCTGGACGCCCAGGTCGACGTCCCCGGCTTCGGCACCATCGGCTACGACCTGGCCTACGGCGGCAACTTCTACGCCATCGTCGACCTGGACGCCTACAAACTCCCGTTCGACCACGCCGCCAAGAACGAGATCATCGCCGCCGGCCTGGCCACGATGGACGCCATCAACGCCGCCGACGAACCCGTCCATCCCCTGGACGAGAGCATCCGGGCCGTGCACCACGTCTACTTCCGAGCCCCCGGCTCCACGGCCCAGCACTCACGCCACGCCATGGCCATCTACCCGGGCTGGTTCGACCGCTCCCCATGCGGCACCGGCACCTCGGCCCGCATGGCGCAGCTGCACGCCCGCGACGAGCTGGCCCTGAACACCGACTTCGTCAACGAGTCCTTCATCGGCACCCGCTTCATCGGCCGCCTGGTCGAGCAGACCGAGGTCGCCGGCCGACCGGCGGTGATCCCCACGGTCACCGGCCGGGCCTGGGTGACCGGAACCGCGCAGTATTTCCTGGACCCGACCGATCCGTTCCCCGCAGGGTTCCTGATCTGAGATCCCATCTGAAGGTCTGTATTCATCGACGAAGATCTGTGTTATCGCATCAATCAGCGGATAGGGTTCCGACCATGCCAGACAGGACTACCAGCAGCGCCGCGGTCTTCGCCGGCACGGCCCCCGGGCCCGACCCGGACCGCGGCCCGGCGCTGAACCTGCCCCGCGTGCTGGGCCACAACTCCCTGCGCGAACAGGTCTCGCACGCCCTGCGCGCGGCCCTGATCGCCGGCGAGCTGCGGCCCGGGGTCGTCTACTCGGCACCGGTGCTGGCCGCCGGCTTCGGAGTGTCGGCGACGCCGGTCCGCGAGGCCATGCTCGACCTGGCGAAGGAGGGCCTGGTCGAGGTCGTCCGCAACAAGGGCTTCCGGGTGACCGAGCTGTCCGAGGCGGACCTCGACCAGTTCACCGAGATCAGGGCACTGATCGAAGTGCCGGTGGTGACCGGCCTGGCCCGCAGCGCACCGCTGGCCGACCTGCAGGGGCTGCGGCCGGCGGCCGAGGCCATCGTCACCGCGGCCAAGGCCCGCGACCTGATCGGCTACGTCGAGGCCGACCAGGCCTTCCACCTGG
This genomic interval carries:
- a CDS encoding dihydrodipicolinate synthase family protein; translation: MSRMPWHGVVVATALPFRDDLSVDLDAYAENLRGLIDAGCDGVCPNGSLGEYQTLTDDERAAVVRTAVETVGGDRVLAGVAAYGSMESRRWAEQAAEAGAGAVMLLPPNAYRADERSVIAHYKAVAEVGIPIVAYNNPFDTKVDLVPELLQQLYESGYIRAIKEFSGDTRRAYRIKELAPDLDLLIGADDVLLELALAGAAGWVSGYPNAIPHACVDLYRAAITGDLQTALPLYRELHPLLRWDSRTEFVQAIKLSMDLAGRHGGSCRPPRVPLLPEQFDTIKADTLRALPLEDQARERKQA
- a CDS encoding proline racemase family protein, producing the protein MRTKHVYHAVDSHTEGMPTRVITGGVGVVPGETMMAKRLYFMEHLDHLRTLLMYEPRGHAAMSGAILQPPTRPDADYGVLYIEVSGLLPMCGHGTIGVATVLVETGMVPVVEPVTTVRLDTPAGLILADVHVEDGAAKSVTIRNVPSFAERLDAQVDVPGFGTIGYDLAYGGNFYAIVDLDAYKLPFDHAAKNEIIAAGLATMDAINAADEPVHPLDESIRAVHHVYFRAPGSTAQHSRHAMAIYPGWFDRSPCGTGTSARMAQLHARDELALNTDFVNESFIGTRFIGRLVEQTEVAGRPAVIPTVTGRAWVTGTAQYFLDPTDPFPAGFLI
- a CDS encoding GntR family transcriptional regulator — translated: MPDRTTSSAAVFAGTAPGPDPDRGPALNLPRVLGHNSLREQVSHALRAALIAGELRPGVVYSAPVLAAGFGVSATPVREAMLDLAKEGLVEVVRNKGFRVTELSEADLDQFTEIRALIEVPVVTGLARSAPLADLQGLRPAAEAIVTAAKARDLIGYVEADQAFHLALLGLSGNPHLVEVVSDLRNRSRLYGLPSLADAGVLAASAEEHVALVDALIARDADLVEDLMTTHLTHVRSIWAGRE